The genomic window accgaCAATCTTTTGCATTACTTAAGTCTTTTCAAGGCATGCACTGGTACAACACAAACTTTTCCTGTCAGATCAACTAGTCTAGCATCATGCACAACACTGTGGTGACAGAAGCGCACTGCACCCGCTCCCACCTCGGCCCTGCTCATTTGTGTATGATATTTGGAGCATCTTGAAGAGTGAGATAGGattgggaagagggaggaggaaaccgCGTGACTATCTGGCCAGGAGGCGGTCGTCTGAAGTTGTGCAGGGCAAACTTGAACATATCATTGGTGCAATAGTAACATCTGGTGGAAACCCATGATGGGATCTTCATCAACCTTGAGCTGGCCTACAACCATACTGATGATGCAGCTATCTGGTGAAGGCTGATGGTCCTGCACAGTGATACTATGCTGAATTTTCTGGAATGGAAGGCTAGATAGCTTCTCCACAATGGCAGCTTTCCCCTGGAACTGCTGTCCTTCCCATGTAAGGCATGATGCATCAATATAAATTGTGCCTAGCTGGATTCTGTCGTTATCAAATAACTGATAGTAGTGCTGAATGAAGCTGGATCCAATCTGCTCCCAAATTGGCTTGTCTCCCATCCTGGAGAGTCACCCACCTCTCTGAGACCCATGGGGCTGGCACAATGGCGGCAGTGGCGGCTGCAACCCAGCGCAGTCTGCGCTCTGTGCTCTGCACAACTTAAGGGTTTTTGAAATTCAGTTGTGTTAGATGGTGTTCTGTTGGGGCAAACGTGAAGGAGGGTTTTGTAGACataggtgaaaggctaaggcagatttatgaggaatgttttgctgaagtagaCATAGGTGAaaggattatttttaaagtaagtatGTGAAAGGAAACAAGATGAAGGATTTTTTTGTTAATGGCACATATGTATTGGTCTGTCTTATATTGTATAGTTGAGCTTTGCCAGGACTTTATAGAAAgaatcctatttttaaaactgtcttaatcttctgggattcatagccactatgcctcaagatctccatgccaagatccaggtcagaaacttgtatctctgagcctccagattaggatcataggtgagaatctacaattctagattgtagttcattccaggtatagtcaagttgacaactaggaatagccactacagtaacctttttaaattttggaGAGAACTctgtaaaacaaattaaaaaaacacattaaGATAGGCTTTAAATATTAGAACTGTAGTAGTGGGGATAGTGATTAAATGTAAAAAGAAGAGGTAAGagtgagggggaggagaaggagtacaggagagaaggaaaaggaaaaggggggttataaaggcagagacacagagagagaagatggcGGTAGAAATGTTTTAGAGATTGGCCAAAACTAGATATTCAGAATTCATTACATGGAATTCCTTTAATCCTTATTAATacatgtttgaattttttttgccatttttggTAGTCAGTAAGGTTTGCAATAGAATTATGTCCATTAAGTTCACTGCTTAGCAGCTAGAGCTTTGCGCAATGCCTGGAACACAGTAAATGATTATAAATACTTGTTGATAGAATAAATAATAAGAGAACTAAACATTAATAAAATCCACAGATATACACAGCTAACtgagaaaatatagaataaaaataaatgaataaaattagttTAAATTTTGGACTTGAGTTCCTGAGAAACCTGAGAAACATGCAGAGCATTCTCATTTTAACTATTAGATTCAGTATGTATAATTCATCTCCATAAAAAGAGGAAGAATCAAAGGTATAAAATTGTGATCATTAGCATATCAAGAACAGCTGAGCATCACGTTGGAGCAGCCGCCCGGAAGTTATCAGAATACAGGAAGTAAGCATCATAACTGTCAAACAGGAAGTGGCTGAAGCACAGTCGCGCGCAGTCGCAGTCAGAGAAGAGACCGTTAGTACGATCGAGAGAGCTGACGGAGGATAAAGATATGAAAAAATTTGGTAATAGCTGGTCCAATGGGGACAAACATTTTGGAAAGTCTGGCAGTCCCTGTGAAGATCCACAAATCAGCAACGGATTGTAAGTTTATATAAATAGATGATTCAAAGTTTAGACATTTAGGCTTCTGGCGGTAGCCGCTTTGAAATCAACGGCTTTAAGAAATGGAGTAGTGAAACCAGTTTCACTACTTGAACTTAAATGCTAGGTAGTCATTGGTTAATCACTTTTTTTATAGGCTGATGACAAAATAACATTTAACTTATAATTGTCATAAATAATTGAATATGAGGAAAAAATTTTAGAAACGTGCTTGTGATCGCTACTAAACTGTTTCTTGTCCAGCCGAATAGGCTGTGGAAATATACACCATTGAATTTAGGGGGTGGTCCTAGTTATATAATCACCCCAGAGTGGACAGAATCAGTGAAATGCTTGTGTTTTAAACAGTTGGAAATTGTAGGCATCCAACTGACCCGTTAGTGGCTGAGGCTCAAAATGGAGAACGTTCTTGAACTTTAAAACGGTTTTCAACCCCTCCTgtactttaaataattttcagcAACTCCTGTACTTTAAAATTTTCAGCCCTCGTGCGTGCAGTTGGCGGTTGGTGTGACTTTCCATAAGTTCTGCCCCCTTTTCCTATTGGCTACTGACTCAGTTTTTTCCGTTTCTCATTGGCCCAAATTTTGGGCCCGCCTCCTGGAGTAAAGACGTCCTCGAATTGgacatttaattttaacttgtGCCAGGGCAGGTAGCTGGAAAATTGAGATGCATTTGTTTTCCATATTAAGATTACAAAAGCAAGGTCCTCACCTTGAGTTTTgttgggtgttttttgtttggttggttaggttttttttggtggggtggtgtaagttgtttttttttttttttcatttgtttctcttaCTCTAAATAAACAGTTTGCAAGTAATTTATAACGGGCGGGATCAGTCGGAACTGAAGGGAAATGCTGTTTAAAGTTGGAACATCGGGGTGATTTTAACAACGGACTGAGCTACTTCCGGGGGACAATGGGCGGGCTGAAAATTCTGTGCGTTTGGCGCGGTTCATTTTGTTGCTAAACACCTCATCCTTCCGCAGCCAAAAGACCCAGAAGAGTGAGGAGGTGCAGACACCTCCAGTGCCAGTGCCGGTGCCGGTGCCGGTGCCGGAGCAGACCATTTCAAGCTCCCCGATGGCCATGGCAGTGGTGAGTGCGTGACACCTTGCGCTGAGCTGAGCGAGGGCTCGGgcggcagaggggaggggagaagaggcgCGAGCGGGGCTTGGACACGTGAGCGTGTGGCGAATCAGGGTCTGGCCCGCCAGCCCCTGGGGCGGGGCTCGCGCCCTCCGCCCGCCCCCTGGTCCTGAGAAGGAGCGGCAGGTGGGAGGACAGCCGCCCGTGGGAGGATGAGGGCTCTGAGGCTTGTGGCTTTCAGTGGTGCTCCTTCTGTTGGcgcttaaaaaaaagcaaaagctccCAATCTCTTAAAAAAGAGTGGCGACTGTGTTTATTTCAAATACTAAAACTGCCTCAGTAAAAGGGGGAACTTCTTATGAGAACGAATCTAGGGGtttcatttcttagtttctgCAGTTTACTTCCAAACACCAGTGAGTGGTTATATAACGTAAGGAAAAATGTCTACATGAGGCTGCTTAGATTTTCACATcgattttgacttttttttttttttaatgcttggtCTTAAGTTGAAATGAAGCGCTCTGCTAGCCCTACTCAGCGACTTCCCACACCTCACGCCTAGGGTCCTGACTCTGCCCATCTCCAAGTTACATTTACTAAGGTGCCCGTTTGTAGGCGAATGTTTTGTAATATTGAGCTTTTCCTTGCTTACATGACAAGCAAAGAGCCAAGATTTATATGTGAAGAATGAAAAAATGGGAGATGAATATGTTTTAAAGACATAACACCTAAACATGCAGCAGATTTTTAAGCTGAAATTTGTGCCTTAaccttttaaacacacacatttatgtgcTAGGAGTGAATTTCAAATTCAGCTTTAGAGTGATGAGCATAAATTGACAACTTCGTTTATGTATTTTGTGTTTGAGGGGAATTGGTGGAATTATAATTTACCTTTGTGAAAATTTTCTCATAGGATTTTAAAACCTATGTGGATCAGGCATGTAGAGCTGCTGAAGAATTTGTCAATATTTACTATGAGACAATGGACAAAAGACGACATGTGAGTTTTATACtctattattctttgtttaaatattattttttaaaataccatttatcTGACTTGCATACGTAATTGTGGTGCACGAGTTCTTTAAGGGTTGCTTTTACTTGATTACAGTTTCatggattgtttttgttttttgctctttctgttttgctgttgttttattttgttttcttggtttggggAGTGGTTCATTGTATTAAGTCTTTGTTCAGGTTTTTTGAAACCCAAACACGTTGGAAGGCTAGGGAGATGATCTCGTGGGACttgggggagagaaagaatatgatcaaaatatatttaaatttaaaaacttttaaataaaaatataaaacgaAAAGAATATTAGTTGCTTATAGAAGGTATGTTAAGGTATTGGTGGGGATAAAAGCTCTGGATTTATATCGTAAGTTTGACTAACTTTTCctaatctcattttatttttaaataggaaaaaaattgcACTGCtcaaaattgaactcagggccttaaTACATTATACAAGTACTTTACCACTGTCCTATATCCCCAGTTCAGGAATTAATTCATATAACTGGGTCCAGCATAACTGGTTAATCTTTTCTTAGTCCCTCGAGTTGACACAGTTAAAAAAATTATGGTGGTGTGGAATAGTGTACCATTGCCCCTTGGTTTCATTTTCTATACTAAtagaaaatgcctccttaaggTTCACAGTTGTAGCTGATGTTCACAGTAAGAATCTTAGTAATAGACATGCTTTTAATAGATCAAGGTCTCacgtagtttttttgtttgttttcattgtaaTTTATTCCTCAACTCTACTTTTATagattttatgtgcatttgtgttttgtctgcatcaTGTATGAAGTAGAGTTAGAGAGCTGTGAACTGACATGTAaatgctgagacttgaactcaggtccattggaagaacagtcagtgcccttaaccactgagccatctctcaattCCACCTCAACTCTAATTTAAAGGAATTAATTATTTCAGTATGTGAAGAAATGAGTCTTGCCTTGTTCCCCTAACAGTACAGTACTGTTTTGTTAGTTTTCAAACTTTTTAAAGTAAGATAAACATGTTACTATTGCCAACTTGGAACTGGGGGTGGGAAAAGCTATGACAATGGATGTTTATTGTCCCTTGTCATAAATATCTGTCACTTGTAATGTCTTGGTGCTTTCAGAACTAATATAAGCTGTTGAGCACAGgcttttctttaatcccagcacttgggaggcaaaagcaggtagatccctaagtttaaggccagcctagtatgcataatgagtttcaggacagccagagctacatagttaagatcctgtttcagaaaaatacatgatagatatagatagatagatagatagatagatagatagatagatagatagatagtaaagGGCTAGGGGAAAGGCTAGCCAAGCCCCTCTTGGTACATCCCTGTAATTGCATAATTCTAGAGGCTAAGACATGAtcctgggtttgaggccagcctgggatataagacaaaattctttctctctctctctctctctctctctctctctctctctctctctctctctctctctctttttaaaaaaaaaaggtaacatAGTTCATTCAGTGCAAGGGCAGTGTGATCTTTTTAATCCAACTTACCTTtgagaataaaacaaataatgtgTCACTTGACCCAATAGAGTTAAAGCTGTTGATTTTTGTCTCAGTTGGACCTTGTCACACTCACTGTCAAAAGCACTACTTTAGGTGATTCCCTTTAGAACTTACTATGCCAATactaaaaaaatgaattcttccTAACCTAAAAGCATCAAATTATTCACATGTATTTAGTCACTAGAATGAAAGTGCATTAGGGCTTAATTGGCAACCTAATTCTCAGGATtggagaagagaaagcaaaactGGATCGAAATTACCTGTGCTTGGGGTTTGTGATcacttaattcatttttaaatagcaAAACCCTTACGATTTAAGGGATGCAAGTTTTTCTCATCAAAACTAAAATGGAAATATTAAAATACCAATTTCCAAGTTTACAGAGTTGGATATACATATTCAAGGCAAGGTACACATTATGGCCACATTATTTTCCAAAAGTAATGAGGCAGAAGTAGAAATAGAGACAGTGGAAGCAGAGACTGTGCCCTGAAAATGTTTACATACTGTCTATTAATGCATTTGTAGACCATGCTCATGGATAAAAATCCATTTCtcaactttttctttatttttaggcACTTGTCAGGCTGTATTTGGACAAGGCCACTCTAATCTGGAATGGAAATGTTGTTACAGGGCTCGAAGCCCTTGCTAATTTTTTTGAGATGTTGCCTTCCAGTGAATTCCAGATCAATATGTTAGATTGCCAACCAGTTCATGGTAAGTATTGAAGTATCTCCTTTATTTTCTGTTAGTAAATACTGAGGTTTACATCCCCAGCAGCAGTAACCTTCAAGAGTTGGTAATAAGTGAGTTACGTGTCACAAAAACTAAGTTATACATTCAGGCTTTGGGTCTTCTTTTAGGTGATTTTTCACTCCAGAAAACGACCATTAATTTTGGGATATTGTTGGGGGTGTTTTGTTAATGAAAAGGAGAATGAATGCCTACATAAAAAATTCATTTATGTCATATCATAGATTAATGCGTTCGAATGTTAAAATTTCAGAGAACTGTATTCTGTGAAAGAAAGACTTGTGACAGAATTTGATTCACAGAGGATTGGTGCAGTGTCTAATACTTAACCTCTAGATGGGGTACTTACTATCTTAAGTAGTTGTTTATAATATTTCCCCTTATGTTTCCTGAAGAATGACTTCAGAAACAAAAACTATGAATGATGTTAGATATCTAATGAAATATTAAGACATATAGGG from Apodemus sylvaticus chromosome X, mApoSyl1.1, whole genome shotgun sequence includes these protein-coding regions:
- the LOC127674630 gene encoding nuclear transport factor 2-like; the encoded protein is MGDKPIWEQIGSSFIQHYYQLFDNDRIQLGTIYIDASCLTWEGQQFQGKAAIVEKLSSLPFQKIQHSITVQDHQPSPDSCIISMVVGQLKVDEDPIMGFHQMLLLHQ
- the Nxt2 gene encoding NTF2-related export protein 2; the protein is MKKFGNSWSNGDKHFGKSGSPCEDPQISNGFQKTQKSEEVQTPPVPVPVPVPVPEQTISSSPMAMAVDFKTYVDQACRAAEEFVNIYYETMDKRRHALVRLYLDKATLIWNGNVVTGLEALANFFEMLPSSEFQINMLDCQPVHEQATQCQTTVLVVTSGVVKFDGNKQHFFNQNFLLTAQSTPNSTVWKIASDCFRFQDWASI